The genomic interval AGGCTGCAGGTGTTCAGTCCTTGCAGGCTTCCTGGGAACAGTTCCTGACTACCTTGCTCTGAATAGCGCAACTCACATAAATGTGTGAGTCTCACAGAGCTTGGGAAGCACGTATTTCACTTCAGAAATATCCCTGACAGCTGCAGCCTCCACTATGTTCCAAATGATGAACTTCTTTACAGCTTTGTCTTTAGACACACATCAGGCACAGTTCATGCAGCAAATAGGCTGCACAAGGCCATGGTCGTTTTTTTGGCACAACtgttgttccttcttttctttgtcatcttcGAAGTGAGAGCGCAAAAGAGCAAGATGCCACTCTCTTTTGGGTATGGGGTGGGCACCTCTTGAATGAGGGTCTTACAACCTGCTGCAGGGGAAAGATGAGAGGggccttcctgcttctgctgctTTTTGAAAGCTAGGGTGGCACATTTTGGGGTAGCATGACCTGAGTCCCATCAgtaactttgggaggctgaagccctGAACTACATGGTTCTGGCTCCGCATGCATGGTGATAGTTGTCCACTGGGGTCAGGGAGGCCCGTGTCCTCACACTGGCCCTACTGCTTCCTGGCCATCTCAAGATTTCATCAATCCCAGTTTCTGGGTGTCACCCACCCCATACATAAGATACAGGGAGAAATACCTACATCCAAGCTTGCTGGAAGTATTCAACTAAACAAGTGTTTTGTAAATGGAATAGAATTTGGCAAAAATGAGGTGGTATAGCTATTACAGCCATGGCCTGGGTCTCTGctcacccctcccccactcaAGGTCTTGGAAAACACCAGAAGACAGCAGAGAAAAGAGTGCTAGATGAAGACAAACCCAGTGGTCATCAGTATGGCAGCCAGAAGCTAAGAGTGGGCTTcactggggtgggaggggagtaCTTACAGGTTAAACATTACCCTCCCTGGGAGTCTTCCTTTAAATGCAAAcaaggatgggggaagggagacaCATGAAAAGGGAACAGGGAGAGATTTGAAAAACAGGGCAAATTCCTAACATTTCACCGTTAATGACCTTATTGGACCAATTTcctttccaagtaagaagactTCCTCAACTATGAGCAACTGAGGGTGGGGAGAGTACACAAGTCCGAACCAGTATGGTGGTattggggaggggcaggagatGGGGGTCCAGGACCCGGAGGATCCCCTTCCCACCCTAGTCTTTCCCTCTAGGATCTATTTCACAAAACTGCAAAATGGGAGAGTCTGCCGTAGTGGCAGAATGGACACGGGCCTCTCAGTCGGGGGATTTGGTAGCAGTGTTCCTGTTTCTATCATTCATGAGCTGTGTGGTCATTAGCAAGCCACTTCACCAGCAGCTAggggcctcagcttccccatttctttcttttctttttctttttgaaacagtctcactttgtcaccctaggtagagtgctctggcatcatagctcacagcaacctcaaacgctgaGGCTCAAgtcattttcttgcttcagcctcccaagtagctgggactacaggtgccctgccacaaagcccagctatttttagagacggggctcttgcttttgctcagcctggcaGGAAACTCCTGAACtttggcaatccacctgcctcagcctcccagagtgctgggattacaggtgtgagccacctggccagTTTCTCCATTTCTAAAAGGAGATGGCTTTTTCAAGGTAGTAAAAAACAGGGGCTCCCCAGGAATTTCATTCCTACATATATACCCAAGAGGTATGAGCACATTAAGACCACACAAAAAATTTCATACACAAATGTTCGTAACAGTATATTCTtaacagccaaaaagtggaaacaatccaaacatTATCCACTGACAAATGGCTAAACAAAACATGGTAGACagatacaatggaatattattcagcaataaaaaggaatgaaaaatcaaTACACACCACtgcacagatgaaccttgaaaatgctACGTTGAGGCAGCTCTGTTCGCCACCCCGCGCCCCAGCCAGCTAGCGTCGGCCGCGCCTCTCGGCCCAGTAGATCTCACCAAAATGCCATCTCAGATGGAGCACGCCACAGAAACCATGATGTTCACATTTCACAAATTTGCCAGGGATAAAGgctacttaacaaaggaggaccTCGGAGTGCTCATGGAGAAGGAGTTCCCGGGATTTTTGGAAAATCAGAAAGACCTTCTGGCCTTAGACAAAATAATGAAGGACCTGGACCCGTGTCGAGATGGCAAAGTGGGCTTCCAGAGCTGCTTTTCCCTAATTGCGGGCCTCACCATCGCGTGCAACGACTATTTTGTAGGACACGtgaagcagaagggaaagaagtaggCAGCACCGGGCAATTACTCTGCCCTGAAAAGTGTTCTCAGGATTGCTTCAAACATCTGCCCCACAGCTTCTCCCTACATGAGGATTTCATGAGCAGATCAGGATCcttagaatatatacaaataaaatccaactCCCATTtgtcaagcagagaagaaaaagttaataaatgccagatgagcttttgttttttacattgtttgtatCCGCTTGCCCTCAATAAACATAATcctttttttacttccaaattaaaaagaaaatgctaaactgagtgaaagaagccagacacaaaaggccacattttgtttaattctaCTTATATCAAACGTCCAAAAGAAGCAATTCCATAAAAAgatgggggtgatgaaaatgcttTAGAATTAGAGAAGTGGTAACTGCACAATTCTGTGAATGTATTAGAAAACAttgacctgggcggcgcctgtggctcagtcggtaaggcgccggccccatataccgagggtggcgggttcaaacccggccccggccaaactacaaccaaaaactagccgggcgttgtggtgggcgcctgtagtcccagctactcgggaggctgaggcaagagaatcacttaagcccaggagttggaggttgctgtgagctgtgtgaggccacggcactctaccgagggccataaagtgagactctgtctctacaaaaaaaaagaaaacattgaattgtgcacttttttttttgagacagagtctcactatgtcacctttagtagagtgccatagcgtcacagctcacagcaacctcaaactcttgggcttaagcgattctcttgcctcagcctcccgagcagctgggactacaggcacccaccacaatgccctgctacattttggctgcagttgtcattgttgttggcaggcccaggccaggcttggacccgccacctttggtgtatgtggctggtgccctactcactgagctacaagcgccgagcctgaACTGTGCACTTTAAATGGTGACTTTCATGGTAGGCAAATTGTagctcaattttaaaaaataaataaaagcaggagCTCTGCCATCAGCCTCGATGGGGCAGAGCACTGGCTCTAGCATTTACTCACAGAGCTTCGGGATCCACATCCAAAGGTGGAGAAGGGATTGCACTAATCTCACAGGGCCTTCACGGGGATGAAACAAGCTAACCTTATAATGCCtttagcacagtacctggcaaTAAATGTTGCAGGCATTCCACACCTGCTTCAATTAGTATTGTTACTACTATTGATTAGATGAGACCCATGTAAGAAGAAAAGACAGGCTCTTAGTACCCTCTACGTCTCAACATGTTCTCCTGGAGACCTTGAGCCGACATTTTCTGCCTTGCACAGGGACAGCTCAACTTGTTTGCAAAGGGCTGGGCTGCCGACTTTACATTACACTTTTCCCTGCCGCAGGGGCACAGTCCCCTCTCCTTTTACGGAAGATAGCCTGAGAAGCTACTGGCTGAGTTTTCTCTGAACAGAGCTGGGCAGGTTTAGGTGACTGATAAGCCTGCTCTGCCTGAGTCGGGTCAGATCCATCCAGGAAGAGCGTGTGAGTGAGTGAAAGCACGTGTGTTCTACTTTCCAGAGAAGTTTAACAGGGGTCATGCTAGAGCGCAAGGGGCCACAAAAAGCCACGATAAGCCTTCCTCTGCACCCACTGCCACCCCCAGTGCTGTGCAAGTGTTTCAGCAGCAGTCAATGAAGCTGTCAACTTCACTCAGTAAGACTTTGTAGCAAGGATTCTATTTGATAAGGTAAATTAGGAAATGGGCTAATTTTAAACTCAGCTAGAATGCTGTGATATGAATGGGAATGACTGAGAAAGGAAACAGACTATAAAAATCATCTAATACAAATTCGTAAAGGTTTGATCACACCAAGGGTCAGGGTGAAACAGCAACTGCATATACATCTGAGGAAGAATGCAAACCCGCATGCACAGAAGACAATTTGACAAAATCTTACAAGTGGGAAGACACACACCCCCTTCCACCTAGTAATTCCAGCCCTAGGTACACAGCTTAGAGCCTAGAGAAACTTGCTTACATGCAGGAGTTGATCGCTGCAGCCTGGTCTATCATTTAGAAACACAAATGcttggcgcctctggctcagttggtaggatgccagccccacatactgagggtggcaggtttgaagcaAGCCACAggcaaaccacaacaaaaaaatatccaggtattgtggcgggcacctgtagtcccagctactgggaaggctgaggcaagagaattgcctaagccccagagctggaggttgctgtgagctgtgacattacagcactctacgcagggcaataaagtgagactcttatctcaaaaaaaacacacaaatgttCAACTTGGCGCTggtagttcaagtggctagggagccagccacatatgccggagctggcaggttcgaatccctgggcctgccaaacagcaatgacaaccgcaaccaaaaaaatagccgggcatagggCAGTgcttgtgactcagtgagtagggtgcaggccccatatactgagggtggtgggttcaaacctagccccggccaaactgcaacaaaaaaatagctgcgttgtggtgggcgcctgtagtcccatctacttgggagaccgaggcaagagaatcacctaagcccaagagctagagttgctgtgaactgtgatgtcccagcactctaccaagggtgacaaagtaagactctgtctcctaataaaaaaaaagaaaagaaaaaaaaagaaaaaaaaaaaaaaatatatatatatatatatagctgggcattgtggcaggcacctgtaagtcccagctacttgggaggctgaggcaagagaatcacttaagcccaagagttggaggttgctgtgaactgtgatgccacagcactctacagagggcaacatagtgagactctgtctcaaaaaaaaaaagaaacaaatgctcATCAAgagaagaatgaataaattaactGTGTATTTAAACAAAGAGCACACAGCaatttaaattaatgaaacagtTGCACAGAACatggaaaaaattctcaaaatataatATTAAGCTAAAAAAAAGCAGGTTGCAAAAAGATGCATATAGTAtaccattttaaaaagtttaaaactacACAAAGTGagtcttggcgcctgtagctcagcggctagggtgccagccatacacaccagagctgacaggttcgaatccagcctgggcctgccaaacaatgacacctaaaaaatagccgggcattggggcgggcacctgtagtcccagttacttgggaggctgaggcaagagaattgcttaagcccaagagttggaaattgctgtgagctgtgatgccatagcatcctacagagggcgacatagtgagactctgtctaaaaaaaacaaacacacacacacacatacacacacacacacacgcaaaaaaccaaaaacacacaAAGCAAAACCATATATTGCTTGATTAAGTGCAGCACAACACCATTTACAAAAGGTTAAACCCAGGTAAAGCAATACTATATGCTGTATATAGACAAATGCATATGTAATAGAAGtataaaaacatgaacagaaatgaCAAACATCAAATTCAAACATCAAATTCAGGAGAGGTCACCcctggagggagaagggaattTGATCAAATATGGCATAAAGAGTCTTGAACTGTGTCTGCAATGTACTTATAATGatgtctgtaatttctttttttttttttttttttttttttgtagagatagagtctctcatTGTAccgtgccgtggcgtcacacagctcacagcaacctctaactcttgggcttagagcgattctcttgcctcagcctcctaagtagctgggactacaggcgcccgccacaacgcccggctatttttttttttttgttgcagtttggccggggctgggtttgaacccgccaccctcggcatatggggccggtgccctactcactgagccacaggcgccgcccgatgtctataatttcttttttttttttttaagagacagaatctcactttatcgccctctgtagccctggtatcacagctcacagcaacctccaactcctggacttaggtgattcgcttgcctcagcctcccaagtagctgggactacaggcacccgccacaacacccagctactttttgttgcagtttggctggagccgggttcgatcccaccaccctcgatatatggggccggcctgccaccctcgatatatggggccggcctgccaccctcgatatatggggccagatgactcatttttattattgagtcacaggcgccgcccgtgtctGTAATTTCTTAAGCTAAGTAGTAGAAATAGGTGTTTGTTATGTAAACCTCAGTGTTTTTAATGTACCTCAAATATTTCACAATAAGAAATTATAGcttgttggctcggcacctgtggctcaagaggctaaggcgccagccacattcacctgagctggcaggttcgcagccagcccaggccgccaaacagcaatggcggctgcaaccaaaaaacagccatgcgttgtggcagccccctatagtcccagctacttgggaggtggaggcaggagaatcacttgagaccagtagtttgaggttgctgtgaattgtgatgctacagcactctacccagggtgacagcttgaggctctgtctcaaaaaaaaaaaaaaaaattacagcttatcattttttgtttgtttgtttattttgtttgtttgaaacagagtctcactttgttgccctcagtagagtgctggagcgtcacagctcatagcaacctccagctcttgggcttaggtgattctcttgcctcagcctcccaagtagctgagactataggtgcccaccacaacgcctggctatttttttgttgcagtatggccagggtcaggttcaaaccctccatcctccgtatgtggggccagcgccctactcactgagccacaggcgccacccggcttaTCATTTATTGATTGGTGAGgggaaagaattaaaatacagGTTCCAAGGTAAACCATTAAAATCAAATAAGATGggtttttcccccaaagaaacaGAGTGAGCAAGCAGAGTCCTCTGGTTCGCATTCCTGATTCTTTCAACTTGGTAAAATCTTATCTCCTCTGGGTGGGCCTCCAGTGCCTGTTTCTAAATGGGGAAGAAAATCTCTTGCCTTCTGTCTGCAGCACAAACAGGCAGGCAGCACAATGCCCCGGGCAGGGAGCTTTGCTGGGAAGCACAGAATATACTTCCTGTCCTGACAATTTGCCTAGGTTTTTGAAAGATCAAAtgaaaacatatacacacatacacatatgtatacacacaaatacaccgtgtataaaacatttacaatgtaatttcaattatatatataattgataTCTGCTATGACACCAATGAAGTGTTTCAAGATGCCCAGACACAACAAACCATTAAAAGAGAAGGCAAAATCACATTTTTGTTACTATCCACTTGACTTCACCTTACTAAGTTTCTAAATATAGCACCCCCATCTGTACTGTTTACCAGAAGTCAATGttatttccagaaataaatacctatcaaacagtaaaaatttttacctatttttctttaaGATCAGATACAATAAACACAAACCCAGTGTACATTAAGAGGCTTCATAACCTCTTGCTGTTAAGGTTTATTAGGTTGGATAGCAGTGGGCACCTGTCCTGCTAATGTTCACCACATCCCCAGAACTAGGGGTGAGGGGCAGCTTCCTAAAGTACTTAGGGGGCAACACCTGGAGCCTGGCTCTAGCAGTTCCTAAACTAGTGATTTCCTACCCAAGGTCTGACCACACCCCACTGCATGTCCATGCCCTCCCAGGAGTCTACACTTTGACATGTCATAACAGTAAATAATTATGCTCCATGAGAAAAAGGACCAATTCTGCCTAGTTTATGGATGTTGCCCCAGCCTAGCACAGTACTACTGTGCACAAAATAaaagacttattttcttttttttgttgttgcagtttggccggggctgggtttgaacctgccaccctcggtatatggggccggcgccctactcactgagccacaggtgccgccctcttttttctttttttttttttttttttagagacagagtctcactctgttgccctgggtagagtactgtggcatcacagctcacagcaacctccagctattgcgcttaggcaattctcttgcttcagcctccagagtagctgggactacaggcacccgccacaacacccggctattttttttgtggcagtttggccggggccaagtttgaacccgccacccttggtatatggggccagcaccctactcaatgagccacaggcaccacccaagactcaagcaacttttaaagaaatgattgAGTTAGAGTGATCAGATTTCATTCTAAGGGCCCTCAAATCAAAGACCAGGTGCCAGCAGTCTGGCCATAACTGATTCCTGGATGCAGAAGTTTAGGACTACCTCTCTTTATCCAACATCTCCCCTGGGCCTCCACTGGCTAATTCTATCCATCTGCACCAGGACTCCCTGactgtagacacacacacacacagacagtcCCAGTCACGCAAATCAGTCTCTTTAGGAGAATTCTGCCATGCCTTCTCCAGAGAACAGCAGAAGCGTGGGAGGAGTGTGCAGTGAGGCCAGATGTGGAAGCACCTCGcagccacccacccacccagtTTATTCCTGCAAAACATTATACCAAATTATCCAACCAGATGAAGTGACTCTTGAGGAGAAAACCGAGGAACACCTAAAGTAGAGGAGACAGgaattataaaatgaagattCCCCAAGGAGCACACTGAATACCTGTACAACACCAGAATCACCTCAAAACACTTTCCATAATTTCCTAATTCTCACCTCTCTCACCCCTTAGCAATAAGGAACCCATCCATGCATTTTTGCCTGGGGAAGGGAGGGTTAATCCTTGGTCTTGCTACTAGGACACATGGGCCCTGAGGAAATGGACCTGGGACACCCCTTTAATTGCTAAGGATAACCCCGCCCCACCCCCATTTTTCTGAGCCAAGCCATCAAGGACTCCTAGGTTTGACCATTGGACAAATCACAATGTCCACTGACCAATGGAAATTATTTAGGGTTATGGGGCTCCCACTCAGAGAAAATCCACTGGCATTTGTGCACCATTCAGACAAGcctggaggaaaagaaaggaagaccagTCTTTCTTGGGAGACCAAGTTCTGAACTTTCTGGACCCATCTTCCTCTTTTAAAGAAACAGagcactgggtggtgcctgtggctcaaggagtagggtgcctgtcccatatgctggaggaggtgggttcaaacccacccctggccaaaaaccacaaaaaaaaaaaaaagaaaaaagaaacagaacactgggcggcgcctgtggctcagtcggtaaggcgccggccccatgtaccgagggtggcgggttcaaacccggccccggccaaactgcaacaaaaaaatagccgggcgttgtggcgggcgcctgtagtcccagctactcgggaggttgaggcaagagaatcgcctaaacccaggagatggaggttgctgtgagccgtgtgaggccacggcactctaccgagggccataaagtaagactctgtctctacaaaaaaaaaaaagaaaagaaaagaaacggagCACTGAGCAATCCCTCAGCCTTCTCCAGGCGCCTCCTGGTGAAACGGAGTGGAAGAAGATGACAAAATGAAAGGAGTGTTAAAAGTTACTtagagggggtggcgcctgtggctcagtgagcagggcgccggccccatataccgagggtgatgggttcaaatccggccccggccaaattgcaacaaaaaaatagccaggcattgtggcgggcacctgtagtccgagctactcgggaggctgaggcaagagaatcgcctaaacccaggagatggaggttgctgtgagctgtgtgatgccacagcattctaccaagggcgataaaatgaaactctgtctctacaaaaaatacaaaagaaaaggaaaaaaagcctagatggctaataatttttttaaaagttacttagtGGTCAAAGAACCCAGCCTCAAGCTGCAGAACTAGCAGATATCTGGTATTCTGATGAACAGAATCCTTCACAAGCACACACGTGTTCTTTTCCTCCTAAAAGCATtagaagagtgaaaggaaaatatgTGTTTTGTGCTTAGCTCAGCCTAATACCAGGACACCCTTTTCACAGCCAATATTATGCAGGTACAGACTGGAAAATGGGACTCCACGCTGGGAAGTCCGACACTTGAACTCAGGATGCATTTTATAAGGTTGAATTACTGATATACCTCTTaggcaagaaggaaagaaattacacTCTTTCATGATCACTTTTCAAAACATCCCCACCTTCTCTTCTCCTATCTCTGGGCCTAAGAGCAAGAAGATGGATGAGGGATGCCAGGTCCACCTCCAGAGCCCCAAAGGCTGCAGAGGGCAGGAGGGCTGAATCATCATGGCCGCCTACACTGGGTGAGAGGGAGGAGCGTCCTCACTGGGTCCTCATCAGGTGGCAGGCAGCAGGGCCCAGCCCACAATAGAAACAGGGAATCGTGCATCCCCACTCGGCCTTCCTATGGTGAGGGTGGGTGGGAAAGACTAGTTTCTAATAAGTTCTGGGTCCCAGGAGAGTAGATGTGGTCCCCTAGCTCCTGCACACCCAGCAGTGGGGAAAGCTGGCCAGGTCAGTAGAGCAAGTACCCACTATATGCCTGTGCTCAGGTAGCCGAGAAAGATTCCTGGGAACTACACTCAAGAATGGCAGTGCCGCAGAACCCCATACAGGTTGAGGTGATCCTCTGGCAGGAATCTATCCACTCTCCCCATAAAAAGCGAAGTCCTCAGTGAGATGCAAACGAGTAGCTTATTTTAAGAATCTCCTTGACAAATAATATTATCTACAGGAAGCTTTGGACTCACAACCCTCCTCCAGCAAGGTTCTGGAGCTAATGGAGGGAAAAGATATCCAACTCATCATCTCAGAATGAGAAGGGATGTAATTGAATCAGAAGTCCCACACTCAGATACCTGCAGGGGCCTGATAGACAGAATGTGCATTGAAAGACATGAATCAGGCCACCCTTGGTAGTGGAGGGCTCTGGGGCCACTAGACACTGTGTAACTTATCAAACCCACTGAGTGCACCACCCAACTCAGTGGCTGGGCCAAGCTGGGCCTGAAGCCATAGCCACTGAGCCTAGTAGTCACACAGGTGGTGATGGGTGTGGATGTTTAAGGTTTACAAGGTCATCCAGGgtcccaccctgccccacccgCCCAGCAGAATGCTGTCTTGAATACAAAGGATACCATCTCCAGGAGGGCAGTAAACTCCTCTTGGCTTCAAGAGGCCTGTTCTAGCATGCCCTGCCATGCTGGGAGGACTACCTCCCTGCTCCAGTAGGAAGAGCATCAGTGATGCACAACATCATTGAAGAAAACTCATGAAATGCATGTGTTGGCATACACAGCTCCCTGAGGAGAGTGGCCAGAAGGAAGCTCCAAGGATGCACCACAGGAGCAAGTGTGTGAGTCCCACACTTTGACAACCCAGAGTCATCACTTAAAGCTGTCAAGGATGGTGGCAGATTACCATGCCGATCTCTCAACTACCTCGCTCCTGGTCCCCACTCAGCATAGGATGCAGGATAGGTGACTGTCCCCAGGGGCGGGGTCTCTCGGCACCTCCCTTGCCCTCAGCTGATTTCAGGGAAGAGCTTTGTTCAAGTTGCAGGGTAGAAGAGCGGGGAGACTAGGTCCCGGCCCTGGCTCTGTCTCTAACTTGCTGGGTGACCTTGATGAGGTAGCTACCCTCACTAGGCCTGTGTCCTATGGTGCCAGATGAGAAAGTCATCTTAGGTGGAcaggaaaagaacagaacatCCTGTGCCTTACAGGACTGAAAATCAAGGCCTGTCACTTCCACCTCTCACCTGTAGATTGACTTTGTATGTCCCTCCCAGCTAGCCCAAGCAATAACGTCACCACCCTGGGTGGGTGGCCGGGTCGGGAGCCTAGGTCAGACCTGGCACTGATAAAATGGGCGTATTTCCCCACACGGGGGTGTTTCTTAAATATGGTAGAAAGGCTGGCGAAAGGGAGAGAGATACCTTTCCGGCCCGCCAGTGGACAGTATCTTACACTAGACAGATTTTAAAGACAACATCTCAGGGTAGGAAGGTGGGTCCAGGTGCAAAAATGCACGTGCCACAAGCATACACGGCGAGGCCTCTATATGACTCAAAAGACCGTGTCTCTTATTTGAGCTCTTGGGCTGGCTGGAAATTACAgcttaagaagaataaaaaattccATTCAGACGTGCAGCTCCAGACGTGAGGCCTATGAGCAAAGTTTCCGGCGGCCTCCGCGCCCCTCCCCGTTCCGGGAAGCCGGCCGGTCACCCTGTCCTCAGATTAAGGAGCAGCAGCAACAGCTGGGAGAGCCCGGGTGACAGCTTCTCCAGAAGAGCCGACACCCTCCGCCGGGAACCTCAAATATGGGATGCCTGGATTCCAGCCAGCACCCCCGCCTGCCGCTTGTTCACCTCCCCAGCATCTCCGTGATCACACCTCCGCCCACTGCTCTCGGACCCTTCCAAACAGGCCCCACAGACGGGCCAGGCGGCCCCCACCCGGCCACCTCCCCGCACGGCCCAGGGCCCTATCTGACATCCACTGCCAGTTTCAAGGACACTGCAGCAAGCAGCCCAGGCTCGAGGGTCTTCCACCCTTCCGGTCGCCCTCCATCCCCCgccaacagagagagagagacactgacAATGCTGGGAAGAAGTGAAGGCAAGCCTTTCCCCGCGCCCTGCAGTCCAACCAGATGCTGGCCTGGGGAAGGCCGGGCACGGGAGGATGGAGGCGGCTGCGCTGGCGGCGGCGAGCGGATGCCGGAATGCAAGGCTGCGGCCAGGGCGCCGGCAGCGGCGCGGGCGGGGGCTCACCTTTTTGACTTGGTCATCTTTCAGCTCGGTGAAGTAATAGGCCAGAAGCTGCGCGGCGATCATGCTGGCGGTGTGGAGCGCCGGACAGCACGCGTGGGGCGGGTGGGTCCTCCGCAGCCTGGGCAAGCAGTGGTCCTCCGGCGGCTGCTCCgcggctcctcctcctcctccggcGGCTCCTCCCCCTCGGCCCGGGGCGCGGCGGCGGCACGCGCGCTCCCGGTCTCCGCGCTCCCGTCCCGGGGAGGGTGACAGCCGCCAGCCGGCCCACCTCCTCCGCGCCCATTGGCTGCCGCGCGCCTCTGCAGCGCCGGGCGGTGGCGTCGGAGCAGGAGGAGGGGGGCGCGGCAGCTGCCGCC from Nycticebus coucang isolate mNycCou1 chromosome 3, mNycCou1.pri, whole genome shotgun sequence carries:
- the LOC128582584 gene encoding protein S100-A10-like; this encodes MPSQMEHATETMMFTFHKFARDKGYLTKEDLGVLMEKEFPGFLENQKDLLALDKIMKDLDPCRDGKVGFQSCFSLIAGLTIACNDYFVGHVKQKGKK